The following are from one region of the Capsicum annuum cultivar UCD-10X-F1 chromosome 1, UCD10Xv1.1, whole genome shotgun sequence genome:
- the LOC107846830 gene encoding phenylacetaldehyde reductase-like, with the protein MSKLYTVGWVNVKDVALAHILAFENPSAKGRYLMVESVAHYSEIVKILRELCPTMKLPEKCADDTPIPPKYQVNIEKAKQLGVEFTPLAESVKETAESLKEKKFY; encoded by the exons ATGTCCAAACTCTACACAGTTGGATGGGTTAATGTGAAAGATGTCGCCCTTGCGCATATTCTAGCATTTGAAAACCCTTCAGCTAAGGGTAGATATTTAATGGTTGAGTCAGTTGCACACTACTCTGAGATAGTAAAGATATTACGGGAGCTTTGCCCTACAATGAAGCTTCCAGAAAA GTGTGCTGATGATACGCCAATTCCGCCAAAGTACCAGGTCAACATTGAAAAAGCAAAACAGTTGGGTGTTGAGTTCACTCCCTTGGCTGAAAGTGTCAAAGAAACTGCTGAAAGCTTGAAAGAGAAGAAATTTTATTGA